The Vulpes lagopus strain Blue_001 chromosome 6, ASM1834538v1, whole genome shotgun sequence genome has a segment encoding these proteins:
- the ZFHX2 gene encoding zinc finger homeobox protein 2: MASLNSSSTIGTATPPGHDAPSPPLDTSFPSTPADPVTKDPPAAPSTSESMRPSEPGGQALESGCGLVPPKEIGEPREEPGCGGFSPKDLGIQEDKEQEKGGGLPPLDLSNHLFFTADGEAYLVAKLSLSGGSELLLPKGFPWGKVGIKEEPGLPVLAHPPPALLTALHIQHGFDPIQGFSTSDQILSHDTSAPSPATCEGRDGAFWSYRLAPNPPRDPKDGPMGSRGGDHGALFWLCLLCRLGFSRPQAFVGHTQSHGVKLAPVQHLGLPDNPAVLQAGDEGCLALLSFLEPKPPAQPLLEIPLNNGNTVNTEANIAQPEDGPLESEAQTLVLPTEEVMALSPPSPPTTPATWDPSPTEAKESPMAAGEAGPDWFPEGQEEDGGLCPQLNQSSPASKEGSTLPAAVGSPEDPSDPPQAYRLAEDYTPAPAAFQSLSLSSHMSLLHSRNSCKTLKCPKCNWHYKYQQTLDVHMREKHPESNSHCSYCSAGGAHPRLARGESYNCGYKPYRCDVCNYSTTTKGNLSIHMQSDKHLANLQGFQAGPGGQGSPPEAPLPPSAGDKEPKTKSSWQCKVCSYETNISRNLRIHMTSEKHMQNVLMLHQGLPLGLPPGLVGPGPPPQAGAAATPPPELFQYFGPQALGQPQAPLPGPGLRPDKPLDAQLLLNGFHHLGAPARKFPPPAPGSLSPDTHLPQSQLLGSLSDSLPTSPPPDDSPSLKVFRCLVCQAFSTDNLELLLYHCSMGRSLPEAEWKEVAGDTHRCKLCCYGTQLKANFQLHLKTDKHAQKYQLAAHLREGGGAMGSPSPVPLGDGAPYGSVPPLHLRCNICDFESNSKEKMQLHARGAAHEENSQIYKFLLEMEGAAAGAQLGLFRCLLCAWETPSRLAVLQHLRAPAHRDAQAQRRLQLLQSGPAAEEGLSALQSILSFSHGQLRTPGKVPVTHLAELPTPEKDAQNKTEQLASEEAENKPGLPGDSASQTTVFCCPYCSFLSPEPDQVRAHAFSQHAVQPKYRCPLCQEQLVGRPALHFHLSHLHNVVPECVEKLLLVATTVEMTFTTKVLPGPTLCPLGDAPEPPAPEPEPVSSREQGTEGPHLTPEASPDALPEPPPLSAETTDKLLGSPDQSPSPASSPAPRPEASAEEMAPPPAVAEEEEGGVGEPRPVEPAPADSRHPLTYRKTTNFALDKFLDPARPYKCTVCKESFTQKNILLVHYNSVSHLHKMKKAAIDPSGPARGEAGAAPPAAAATDKPFKCTVCRVSYNQSSTLEIHMRSVLHQTRSRGTKTDTKAEGPERGQEEPKEGETEGEVGTEKKGPDPGGFISGLPFLSPPPPPLDLHRFPAPLFTPPVLPPFPLVPESLLKLQQQQLLLPFYLHDLKVGPKLALAGPAPLLSLPAATPPPPPPPPKTELAEQEWERPPMAEEGNETGPTSPPNSMPNEAARTAAKALLENFGFELVIQYNEGKQAVPPPPTPPPPEALGGGDKLACGACGKLFSNMLILKTHEEHVHRRFLPFEALSRYAAQFRKSYDSLYPPPAEPPKPPDGSLDSPAPQLGPPFLVPEPETGSTRPSEERSRAGRWPPEEEESSRGNLPPLVPAGRRFSRTKFTEFQTQALQSFFETSAYPKDGEVERLASLLGLASRVVVVWFQNARQKARKNAIEGGPVPTGGGNGGASGCRRCHATFSCVFELVRHLKKCYDDRPPEEEEEEAERGEEEEEVEEEDAEEEQSLEPPTGPEGPSPGPPDREELSQAEATKPGGKDPEGRAPPSPSPVHTCDQCAMSFPNQDLLASHRRLHFLPSVQPSTAPHLLDLPLLVFGERSPLVAGTLPVPGPPLKRKHEEGSLSPTGSEAGGGGEGEPPKDKRLRTTILPEQLEILYRWYMQDSNPTRKMLDCISEEVGLKKRVVQVWFQNTRARERKGQFRSTPGAVVPNPAVKPPITSAPAAFPKFNLLLGKVDDGTGREAPKREAPAFPYPPITPAAGPLPFLPPGKEATAPTPEPPLPLPLPPPPSEEEGAEEPSKASPESEACSPSAGDLSDSSASSLAEPESPGAGGSSGGMGSGAGVPDGMGQRRYRTQMSSLQLKIMKACYEAYRTPTMQECEVLGEEIGLPKRVIQVWFQNARAKEKKAKLQGAAVGGAGGSSEGPLGAQRTDCPYCDVKYDFYVSCRGHLFSRQHLAKLKEAVRAQLKSESKCYDLAPAPEALPAPKAPPATTPASMPLGAAPALPRLAPVLLSGPALAQAPLGSLAPFSSGPAASSGLLGLTTSVLPASTVVQTAGPGCPLPQRPVPEQTNTSTAGTTDPAPGPPTEPSGDKVSGERKPVAAPTNSSTDALKNLKALKATVPALLGGQFLPFPLPPAGGATPPAVFGPQLQGAYFQQLYGMKKGLFPMNPVIPQTLIGLLPNALLQPPPQPHEPTATAPPKPPELAAPGEGEPGEADELLSGSTGISTVDVTHRYLCRQCKMAFDGEAPATAHQRSFCFFGRGSGGSVPPPLRVPICTYHCLACEVLLSGHEALASHLRSSAHRRKAAPPPGGPPITVTNATTAATAAVAFAKEEARLPHTDSNPKTTTTSTLLAL; encoded by the exons ATGGCTTCCCTTAACTCATCCTCGACCATTGGCACTGCCACTCCCCCTGGGCACGatgccccctccccgcctctggACACCTCCTTCCCCAGCACCCCCGCTGATCCTGTCACCAAAGatccccctgctgccccctccacCTCTGAGAGCATGAGGCCCTCAGAGCCAGGGGGACAGGCCCTGGAGTCAGGCTGTGGCCTCGTCCCACCAAAGGAGATTGGGGAGCCCCGAGAAGAGCCTGGCTGTGGTGGCTTCTCACCAAAGGACCTAGGAATACAAGAGGACAAGGAGCAGGAAAAAGGAGGAGGGCTCCCTCCCTTGGACCTAAGCAACCATTTGTTCTTCACAGCTGATGGTGAGGCCTACCTAGTGGCCAAGCTGTCCCTGTCAGGTGGCAGTGAACTGCTGTTACCAAAGGGCTTCCCCTGGGGCAAGGTGGGAATCAAGGAAGAGCCCGGCCTGCCCGTCcttgcccacccaccccctgcactCCTCACTGCCCTTCACATCCAACATGGCTTTGACCCAATCCAAGGCTTTAGCACTTCTGACCAAATTCTGTCCCATGATACCTCAGCGCCATCTCCGGCCACCTGTGAGGGAAGGGATGGAGCCTTCTGGAGCTACCGGCTGGCTCCAAACCCGCCCAGAGATCCCAAAGATGGCCCtatggggagcaggggaggagaccATGGGGCACTCTTCTGGCTCTGCCTCCTATGCCGCCTGGGTTTCAGCAGGCCCCAGGCTTTTGTGGGTCACACACAGTCTCATGGGGTGAAGCTAGCCCCTGTTCAACACCTGGGCCTGCCCGATAACCCAGCTGTGCTCCAGGCAGGAGATGAGGGCTGCTTGGCCCTCCTAAGCTTTCTGGAACCAAAACCACCTGCTCAGCCCCTTTTAGAAATCCCCCTCAACAATGGCAACACAGTGAACACAGAGGCAAATATAGCCCAGCCTGAGGATGGGCCCCTGGAGTCAGAAGCCCAGACCCTTGTCCTGCCTACGGAAGAAGTCATGGCCCTTAGCCCACCCTCCCCGCCCACAACCCCCGCCACCTGGGACCCCAGCCCAACCGAAGCCAAAGAATCGCCAATGGCAGCAGGTGAGGCAGGGCCAGATTGGTTCCCCGAGGGGCAAGAAGAGGATGGAGGGCTCTGTCCCCAACTCAACCAAAGCTCACCTGCCTCCAAGGAGGGCAGCACTCTCCCTGCCGCAGTTGGCTCCCCGGAAGACCCCAGCGACCCACCGCAGGCCTACCGCCTAGCTGAAGACTATACCCCAGCCCCTGCGGCCTTCCAGAGCCTCAGTCTGTCCAGCCACATGTCTCTGTTACACTCTCGCAACTCCTGCAAGACACTCAAGTGTCCCAAGTGCAACTGGCACTACAAGTACCAGCAGACCCTGGATGTGCACATGCGGGAAAAGCACCCGGAGAGCAACAGCCACTGCAGCTACTGCAGTGCAGGGGGCGCCCACCCACGCCTGGCCCGGGGGGAGAGCTACAACTGCGGTTACAAGCCCTACCGCTGCGACGTTTGCAACTACTCCACCACCACCAAGGGCAACCTCAGCATCCACATGCAGTCAGACAAGCACCTGGCCAACCTACAGGGCTTCCAGGCGGGCCCAGGAGGCCAGGGTAGTCCCCCAGAGGCACCACTCCCACCCTCTGCCGGGGACAAGGAGCCTAAAACCAAATCATCCTGGCAGTGCAAGGTGTGCAGCTATGAGACCAACATCTCCCGCAACCTGCGCATCCACATGACCTCTGAGAAGCACATGCAGAACGTCCTCATGCTGCACCAGGGACTGCCGCTGGGCCTGCCACCTGGGCTGGTAGGGCCAGGCCCCCCTCCCCAAGCAGGAGCTgccgccaccccaccccctgaACTCTTCCAGTACTTTGGGCCGCAGGCCCTAGGACAGCCTCAGGCTCCCTTGCCTGGCCCCGGGCTAAGGCCAGACAAGCCCCTGGATGCCCAGCTGCTCCTCAACGGCTTCCACCACCTCGGAGCACCTGCTCGCAAGTTTCCCCCACCCG cccctggcagcctctCCCCGGACACCCACCTGCCTCAGAGTCAGCTCCTGGGCTCCTTGTCCGACAGCCTACCCACCTCACCGCCTCCAGATGACAGCCCATCCCTGAAGGTGTTCCGCTGCCTAGTGTGCCAGGCCTTCAGCACAGACAACCTGGAGCTGCTGCTCTACCACTGCAGCATGGGCCGCAGCCTCCCGGAGGCCGAATGGAAGGAGGTGGCTGGTGACACCCATCGTTGCAAGCTCTGCTGCTATGGCACCCAGCTCAAGGCCAACTTTCAGCTTCACCTCAAGACTGACAAACATGCTCAAAAGTACCAGCTGGCAGCCCACctgagggaggggggtggggccATGGGCTCTCCCTCCCCGGTGCCCCTGGGAGATGGGGCTCCTTACGGCTCTGTCCCCCCACTGCACCTGCGCTGCAACATCTGTGACTTTGAGTCCAACAGCAAGGAGAAGATGCAGCTGCATGCCCGGGGTGCAGCCCACGAAGAAAATAGTCAGATCTATAAG TTTCTGCTGGAgatggagggggctgcggccggggccCAGCTGGGGCTGTTCCGCTGCCTGCTGTGTGCGTGGGAGACGCCCTCCCGCCTGGCTGTGCTGCAGCACCTGCGCGCACCGGCCCACCGCGACGCCCAGGCCCAGCGGCGTCTGCAGCTGCTGCAGAGTGGCCCCGCAGCCGAGGAAGGGCTCTCGGCTCTGCAGAGCATCCTGAGCTTCAGCCATGGGCAGCTCCGGACTCCCG GGAAGGTTCCTGTCACCCACTTAGCTGAACTGCCTACCCCTGAAAAAGATGCtcagaacaaaacagaacaattGG CTTCTGAAGAGGCAGAGAACAAGCCTGGCCTGCCAGGAGACAGTGCCAGCCAGACCACG GTGTTCTGCTGTCCATACTGCAGCTTCCTGAGCCCAGAGCCCGACCAGGTGAGGGCTCATGCATTCTCCCAGCATGCAGTGCAGCCCAAGTACAGGTGTCCGCTGTGCCAGGAGCAGCTGGTGGGCCGGCCTGCCCTGCACTTCCACCTTAGCCACCTTCACAACGTGGTGCCTGAGTGTGTGGAGAAGCTGCTGCTTGTG GCCACAACGGTAGAGATGACCTTTACGACCAAAGTGCTGCCCGGGCCCACTCTGTGCCCACTGGGGGATGCCCCAGAGCCCCCTGCTCCTGAGCCAGAACCTGTGTCCAGCAGAGAACAGGGAACAG AAGGCCCTCACCTGACCCCAGAAGCCAGTCCTGATGCTCTTCCTGAGCCTCCCCCACTGTCAGCCGAGACCACAGATAAGCTCCTAGGAAGCCCTGATCAATCCCCgtctccagcctcatctccagCCCCTCGGCCTGAGGCCTCAGCAGAAGAAATGGCCCCTCCACCTGCCGTGgctgaggaggaagaggggggtgTTGGGGAGCCCCGGCCTGTGGAGCCAGCCCCAGCTGATTCTCGCCACCCTCTGACCTATCGGAAGACCACCAACTTTGCCCTGGACAAGTTTCTTGACCCTGCCCGGCCCTATAAATGCACCGTGTGTAAGGAGTCCTTCACGCAGAAGAATATCCTCCTGGTCCATTACAACTCTGTCTCCCACCTGCACAAGATGAAGAAGGCTGCCATTGACCCGTCCGGCCCTGCCCGAGGAGAGGCAGGTGCTGCACCTCCTGCCGCCGCTGCCACAGACAAGCCCTTTAAGTGCACAGTCTGCCGAGTGTCCTACAACCAGAGTTCCACCCTGGAGATCCACATGCGCTCAGTTCTGCACCAGACTCGCTCTCGGGGGACCAAGACTGACACCAAGGCCGAGGGGCCAGAGCGTGGCCAAGAAGAGCCTAAAGAAGGCGAGACTGAGGGGGAGGTGGGCACTGAGAAGAAGGGCCCTGACCCTGGTGGCTTCATATCTGGGTTGCCcttcctgtcaccacctccaccccccttGGACCTGCACCGATTCCCAGCCCCTCTCTTTACCCCACCAGTCTtgccccccttccctctggtgCCCGAATCACTGCTTAAGCTCCAGCAGCAACAGCTGCTCCTGCCCTTCTACCTCCATGACCTCAAGGTGGGGCCCAAGCTGGCACTGGCTGGGCCTGCACCCCTGCTGTCCCTGCCAGCTGCcacacctcctccccctcccccaccccccaagactGAGCTGGCTGAGCAGGAATGGGAGCGGCCCCCCATGGCAGAGGAGGGGAATGAGACAGGgcccacctccccccccaacTCAATGCCCAACGAAGCAGCCCGCACTGCCGCCAAAGCCCTTCTAGAAAACTTTGGCTTTGAACTGGTGATCCAGTACAACGAAGGAAAACAGGCTGTACCCCCTCCTccgaccccacccccaccagaggccctggggggtggggacaagCTGGCCTGTGGGGCCTGTGGGAAACTCTTCTCCAATATGCTTATCCTTAAGACACATGAAGAGCACGTCCACCGCCGATTTCTGCCCTTTGAGGCCCTGAGCCGTTACGCTGCTCAGTTTCGAAAGAGCTATGATAGTCTATACCCACCCCCTGCAGAACCCCCCAAACCTCCTGATGGGTCCCTGGATTCACCAGCTCCCCAGCTGGGCCCTCCCTTCCTGGTCCCAGAGCCTGAGACCGGGAGTACCCGTCCCTCTGAGGAGCGAAGCCGGGCAGGACGCTGGCccccagaggaggaagaaagttCCAGAGGGAATCTGCCTCCCCTAGTGCCTGCAGGCCGCAGGTTCTCCAGAACCAAGTTCACAGAGTTCCAGACCCAAGCCCTGCAGTCTTTCTTTGAGACCAGTGCCTACCCCAAGGATGGAGAGGTGGAGCGGCTTGCAAGTCTCTTGGGCCTGGCCAGCCGTGTGGTGGTGGTATGGTTCCAGAATGCCCGCCAGAAAGCACGTAAAAATGCCATTGAGGGTGGGCCTGTGCCAACCGGAGGTGGCAACGGGGGAGCCTCTGGCTGCAGGCGCTGCCATGCCACATTCTCCTGTGTTTTCGAGTTGGTACGGCACCTCAAGAAATGCTATGATGACCGGCCccctgaagaggaggaggaagaggcagagcgaggggaagaggaggaagaggtagaGGAGGAGGATGCAGAGGAGGAACAGAGCCTGGAACCCCCGACAGGGCCTGAGGGTCCATCACCAGGACCCCCAGACAGGGAAGAGTTGAGCCAAGCAGAGGCAACAAAGCCAGGAGGCAAAGACCCTGAAGGGAGGGCCCCTCCCTCGCCTTCCCCAGTCCACACTTGTGACCAGTGTGCCATGTCTTTCCCTAACCAAGACCTCCTGGCCAGTCACCGGAGGCTACACTTCCTGCCATCTGTGCAACCCAGCACTGCCCCGCACCTCCTAGATCTACCCTTGCTGGTGTTTGGAGAGCGAAGCCCCCTGGTGGCAGGCACTCTGCCAGTGCCAGGGCCGCCACTCAAACGAAAGCACGAGGAGGGCAGCCTGTCCCCCACAGGCAGTgaagcagggggtggaggggagggtgagCCCCCCAAGGACAAGCGCTTGCGCACCACCATCTTGCCAGAGCAGCTGGAGATCCTGTACCGTTGGTACATGCAAGATTCCAACCCGACACGCAAGATGCTCGACTGCATCTCTGAGGAGGTGGGCCTCAAAAAGCGAGTGGTGCAGGTCTGGTTCCAGAACACCAGGGCCCGGGAAAGGAAAGGCCAATTTCGAAGCACCCCTGGGGCGGTGGTGCCCAATCCAGCAGTCAAGCCCCCAATCACGTCTGCCCCTGCAGCCTTCCCCAAGTTCAACCTCTTGTTGGGCAAGGTAGATGATGGGACTGGGAGGGAGGCCCCAAAGCGAGAAGCACCTGCTTTTCCCTACCCCCCTATCACCCCTGCTGCTGGTCCCCTGCCTTTTCTACCACCTGGGAAAGAGGCCACTGCCCCAACACCAGAGCCACCTCTACCTCTCCCACTTCCCCCTCCACCCAGTGAGGAAGAGGGTGCAGAAGAACCATCTAAAGCATCTCCAGAGAGCGAGGCTTGCAGTCCATCTGCAGGAGATCTCAGCGATTCATCTGCTTCCAGTCTGGCTGAACCAGAGTCCCCTGGGGCTGGAGGAAGCAGTGGAGGAATGGGAAGTGGGGCCGGGGTTCCAGACGGAATGGGGCAGCGGCGCTATCGGACCCAGATGAGCAGCCTGCAGTTGAAGATCATGAAAGCCTGCTATGAAGCCTACCGTACCCCGACGATGCAGGAATGTGAGGTGCTGGGGGAGGAGATTGGGCTGCCCAAGAGAGTCATCCAAGTCTGGTTCCAGAATGCTCGTGCCAAGGAAAAGAAGGCCAAACTGCAGGGGGCAGCAGtcggtggggctgggggcagcagtGAGGGCCCCTTGGGAGCCCAGCGCACTGACTGTCCCTACTGTGATGTCAAGTATGATTTCTATGTCTCCTGCCGAGGCCACCTCTTTTCACGCCAGCACCTGGCCAAACTCAAAGAGGCAGTCCGAGCCCAGCTGAAGAGTGAAAGCAAGTGCTATGACTTGGCCCCAGCACCTGAGGCACTCCCGGCTCCCAAGGCCCCACCTGCCACCACACCTGCCTCTATGCCCCTcggggctgccccagccctgcctcgCCTGGCCCCGGTCCTCTTGTCTGGCCCAGCTCTGGCCCAGGCCCCGCTGGGCAGCTTAGCTCCTTTCAGTTCAG GCCCTGCAGCCTCCTCTGGCCTCCTCGGCCTCACCACATCAGTTCTGCCTGCTTCTACAGTGGTCCAGACTGCtggcccaggctgccccttaCCTCAGAGACCTGTGCCTGAGCAAACTAACACCTCCACAGCAGGCACCACTGATCCTGCCCCAGGTCCCCCTACTGAGCCCTCTGGGGACAAGGTCTCCGGTGAGCGCAAGCCAGTCGCAGCCCCCACCAACTCCTCCACTGATGCCCTCAAGAACCTCAAAGCACTGAAGGCTACCGTCCCAGCCCTCTTGGGGGGCCAATTCCTGCCCTTCCCATTGCCCCCTGCAGGGGGAGCCACACCACCAGCTGTCTTTGGCCCCCAGTTGCAGGGGGCCTACTTCCAGCAGCTCTATGGCATGAAGAAGGGGCTATTTCCCATGAACCCTGTGATACCTCAGACCCTCATCGGACTGCTCCCCAATGCCCTCCTCCagccacccccccagccccatgAGCCCACAGCCACAGCGCCTCCAAAGCCTCCTGAACTGGCTGCTCCAGGGGAGGGGGAGCCCGGGGAGGCTGACGAGCTGCTGTCAGGCAGTACTGGCATCTCCACCGTGGATGTGACCCACCGCTATTTGTGCCGCCAGTGCAAGATGGCATTTGATGGGGAGGCCCCAGCCACTGCTCACCAGAGATCCTTTTGCTTCTTTGGGCGGGGCTCTGGAGGTTCTGTGCCCCCTCCACTGCGGGTACCCATCTGCACCTACCATTGCCTGGCATGTGAGGTGCTGCTGAGTGGGCATGAAGCCCTGGCCTCTCACCTGCGCTCCTCGGCTCACAGGCGCAAGGcggccccacccccagggggCCCACCCATCACCGTCACCAATGCCACCACTGCTGCCACGGCTGCTGTGGCTTTTGCCAAAGAGGAAGCAAGATTACCTCACACGGACTCCAACCCAAAAACTACTACTACCTCTACACTTCTAGCTTTATAA